From Desulfomicrobium apsheronum, the proteins below share one genomic window:
- a CDS encoding methyl-accepting chemotaxis protein, whose product MAKFTIRTKLIGGMLLLVSLVSCGLGYIAFNRAKHAAFIQAEENIIAVARYGGELAKNRLDYHVVVLQGIANRHVIRSMDWALQRPALESEIARMKYQGMGIVDADGMARYSDESRADLSDRDYFKQAMSGRTGFSSVIISKVTNTPVIMAATPITDNASNVRAVLVARLDANLLSDITDGIKYGQSGYSFIVDDQGTAIAHADRQFVLEQRNFIAESKTNPEFTAVAKMLQRMTKGETDFEQYPFMGKDRFFGFAPIKGTGWSIAVGGLAEEILAPIHEMRWMIGLASVVFFMVGIGMALLIARAVLSPVKTCANLLRDISEGEGDLTKRLPVEANDEVGQLSQYFNNFVSKLQIIIGSIADNARTVASSATELSAVSSQSTQSVHALSAKTFTVASAAEEMSSNIASVAAAMEQTTSNLASVAAATEQMTSTIGEIAENTERANTTTEGAASQVDSFASVLRHLGEAAQEIGKVTETISAISSQTNLLALNATIEAARAGDAGRGFAVVANEIKELALKTAEATSDIRERIGGIQSATGSAVNDIDRIVNVIGEVNSIVGNIAAAIEEQSAVTREVANNIAQATEDVQDANLRSTEMSTVSRDITRDINAIDTVTNDISSGGEQVQTSAEELSKLAEDLNGLVGQFKI is encoded by the coding sequence ATGGCAAAATTCACGATTCGAACAAAACTGATCGGTGGAATGCTGCTCCTTGTGAGCTTGGTTTCTTGCGGACTGGGCTACATCGCTTTCAACCGCGCCAAGCACGCCGCCTTTATCCAGGCCGAGGAGAACATCATCGCCGTGGCCAGATACGGCGGCGAGCTGGCCAAAAACCGCCTGGATTACCACGTCGTAGTTCTGCAGGGCATTGCCAATCGCCACGTGATCCGGTCCATGGACTGGGCGCTGCAACGGCCGGCTCTGGAGAGCGAGATCGCCAGAATGAAGTATCAGGGAATGGGCATCGTCGATGCGGACGGCATGGCCCGCTACTCCGACGAAAGCAGAGCCGACCTGAGCGACAGGGATTACTTCAAACAGGCCATGTCTGGCCGGACAGGGTTCTCGAGCGTCATCATCAGCAAGGTGACGAACACGCCGGTCATCATGGCCGCAACGCCGATCACCGACAATGCTTCGAACGTCCGGGCAGTTCTTGTCGCACGCCTCGACGCAAATCTGCTGAGCGACATTACGGACGGCATCAAATACGGCCAGAGCGGCTATTCCTTCATCGTCGATGACCAAGGGACCGCCATCGCCCACGCCGATCGTCAGTTCGTCCTGGAACAACGCAACTTCATCGCGGAGAGCAAGACCAATCCCGAATTCACCGCCGTGGCGAAAATGCTTCAGCGCATGACCAAGGGCGAGACCGACTTCGAGCAGTATCCGTTCATGGGCAAGGACCGCTTCTTTGGCTTCGCCCCCATCAAGGGCACAGGGTGGTCCATCGCCGTCGGAGGCCTGGCAGAGGAGATTCTGGCCCCGATTCACGAAATGCGCTGGATGATCGGGCTGGCTTCCGTGGTGTTCTTCATGGTCGGCATCGGCATGGCGCTGCTCATCGCCAGAGCGGTCCTGAGCCCGGTCAAAACCTGCGCCAACCTGCTGAGGGACATCTCCGAAGGCGAAGGCGACCTGACCAAACGGCTGCCTGTCGAAGCAAACGATGAAGTCGGTCAATTATCCCAATACTTCAACAACTTCGTCTCAAAACTCCAGATCATCATCGGCAGCATCGCCGACAACGCCCGGACCGTGGCCTCCTCAGCCACGGAACTCTCGGCCGTGAGCAGCCAGTCGACGCAAAGCGTCCACGCCCTGTCCGCCAAGACGTTCACGGTGGCCTCAGCCGCCGAGGAAATGAGCTCCAACATAGCATCCGTCGCCGCAGCAATGGAGCAAACCACGTCAAACCTCGCTTCCGTAGCCGCAGCCACCGAACAGATGACTTCCACCATTGGCGAAATCGCGGAAAACACGGAACGCGCGAACACCACGACCGAAGGCGCGGCAAGCCAGGTGGACAGTTTCGCCTCCGTGCTGCGCCACCTTGGCGAAGCCGCGCAAGAGATCGGCAAGGTCACGGAGACCATCTCCGCCATTTCGTCGCAGACCAATCTGCTGGCCCTCAACGCCACCATCGAGGCGGCCAGGGCGGGAGATGCAGGTCGTGGATTTGCCGTAGTCGCCAATGAAATAAAGGAATTGGCGCTTAAGACAGCCGAAGCGACCAGCGACATCAGGGAACGCATCGGCGGTATCCAATCCGCGACAGGCAGCGCCGTTAACGACATCGACCGGATCGTGAACGTGATCGGCGAGGTGAATTCCATTGTCGGAAACATAGCCGCCGCCATCGAGGAGCAGTCCGCCGTCACCCGCGAAGTGGCGAACAACATCGCCCAGGCGACCGAAGACGTCCAGGACGCCAACCTCAGATCCACGGAAATGTCCACTGTGTCCCGGGACATCACCCGGGACATCAACGCCATCGACACGGTCACAAACGACATCAGCTCCGGCGGAGAACAGGTTCAGACTAGCGCCGAGGAGCTCTCGAAGCTTGCCGAAGATCTGAACGGTCTGGTGGGGCAATTCAAGATTTAG